In Achromobacter spanius, the following proteins share a genomic window:
- a CDS encoding LysR family transcriptional regulator encodes MRGLNLDHLRLFAQVIELGSFSAAAERGGVTQPAVSLQVRQLERRFGLKLVERVGRRAGPTAAGLELLTHIRVIDAALAQAEQAMTAHASQVSGRIRLGTGATACTYLLPPVLAQLRRRFPALDIVASTGNTADMLRGLESNTLDMGLVTLPAPGRMFQVTPLMEDEFVAIFPARESASIPIQVTPQALAPWPLVLFEPGARTRRLVDDWFEAAGVAAKPFMELGSTEAMKEIVAAGLGCAVLPKLAVSGAGHRDALAVHALTPRLSRELAIVMRRDKPLSRGLRHLQEALMALRE; translated from the coding sequence ATGCGCGGCTTGAACCTGGACCACCTGCGCCTCTTCGCGCAGGTCATTGAGCTGGGCAGCTTCTCTGCCGCCGCCGAGCGCGGCGGCGTGACCCAGCCGGCGGTCAGTCTGCAAGTGCGCCAGTTGGAAAGGCGTTTTGGCTTGAAGCTGGTCGAGCGGGTCGGCCGCCGTGCCGGGCCGACGGCGGCGGGCCTTGAACTGCTGACCCATATCCGCGTGATCGACGCCGCGCTGGCGCAGGCCGAGCAAGCCATGACCGCGCATGCTTCGCAGGTGTCCGGCCGCATCCGGCTGGGTACGGGCGCCACCGCCTGCACCTATCTGCTGCCCCCCGTGCTGGCCCAGTTGCGCCGCCGCTTTCCCGCGCTGGACATCGTGGCCAGCACCGGCAACACGGCGGACATGCTGCGGGGGCTGGAGAGCAACACGCTGGACATGGGGTTGGTGACCTTGCCCGCGCCGGGCCGGATGTTCCAGGTGACGCCGCTCATGGAAGACGAATTTGTGGCGATCTTCCCTGCTCGGGAATCGGCCTCCATTCCCATTCAGGTAACGCCGCAGGCATTGGCGCCGTGGCCCCTGGTGCTGTTTGAGCCCGGCGCCCGCACGCGCCGTTTGGTGGATGACTGGTTCGAGGCGGCGGGCGTGGCGGCCAAGCCCTTCATGGAGCTGGGCAGTACCGAGGCGATGAAGGAGATCGTGGCGGCGGGGCTGGGCTGCGCGGTGCTGCCCAAGCTGGCGGTGTCGGGCGCGGGGCACCGCGATGCGCTGGCGGTACATGCGCTGACGCCCCGCCTGTCGCGCGAGCTGGCCATCGTGATGCGTCGCGACAAGCCGCTCAGCCGGGGCTTGCGCCACCTGCAAGAGGCGCTGATGGCGTTACGGGAGTAA
- a CDS encoding SDR family NAD(P)-dependent oxidoreductase: MSKPTAYLVTGGSAGIGAAIIRMLLDAGHKVVNIDYRLPENPPAGLVSYQADLTDEARTKEVAAEVTSAYNIVGLVNNAGATRPGTADTATLADLDYVVNLHLRTALILVQAALPAMREAGFGRIVNMSSRAALGKPDRVVYSATKAGLVGLTRTLAMELGGDGITVNAIGPGPIATDLFTKSNPAGAPQTERIINSIVVKRLGTPEDVARAAMFFLSPDNGFVTGQMLYVCGGTTLGVAPI, encoded by the coding sequence ATGAGCAAACCGACTGCGTATCTCGTCACCGGCGGCAGCGCCGGCATTGGCGCCGCCATCATCCGCATGCTGCTGGATGCGGGCCATAAAGTGGTCAACATTGACTACCGCCTGCCCGAGAATCCGCCGGCCGGGCTGGTCTCGTATCAGGCTGATCTGACCGATGAAGCGCGCACGAAGGAAGTCGCCGCCGAAGTCACCAGCGCCTACAACATCGTGGGCCTGGTGAACAACGCCGGCGCCACCCGCCCGGGCACGGCCGACACGGCCACCCTGGCGGATCTGGACTATGTGGTGAACCTGCATCTGCGCACCGCGCTGATCCTGGTGCAGGCCGCGCTGCCGGCCATGCGCGAAGCGGGCTTTGGCCGCATCGTGAACATGTCGTCGCGCGCCGCTTTAGGCAAGCCGGATCGCGTGGTCTATTCGGCCACCAAGGCCGGGCTGGTGGGCCTGACGCGCACGCTGGCCATGGAGCTGGGCGGCGACGGCATCACCGTCAACGCCATCGGCCCGGGCCCCATCGCCACCGACCTCTTCACCAAGAGCAATCCGGCGGGCGCTCCGCAAACCGAACGCATCATCAACAGCATCGTCGTCAAGCGCCTGGGCACGCCAGAAGACGTGGCGCGCGCCGCCATGTTCTTCCTGTCGCCGGATAACGGTTTCGTGACGGGCCAGATGCTGTATGTGTGTGGCGGCACGACGCTGGGCGTCGCCCCCATCTGA
- a CDS encoding 3-hydroxyacyl-CoA dehydrogenase family protein — translation MDTPLKNLAVIGAGAMGSGIAALFASKGLNIVLIDPMEGALDRARAVIDRQLNVYAPTQVQEALQRIRMEPGLEAAANCELVIEAVPENLELKRGIFAKLDALCAPYTLFATNTSGLSINAIASAVARRDRFVGTHFFTPADVIPLVEVVRNDDTSEATVSQVMATLRFAGKRPVLVRQDIPGFIANRIQHALAREAISLLEKGVASAEDIDEVVKWSLGIRLALSGPLEQRDMNGIDVHYAIASYLYKDLENRTEPSDLLKSKVDSGQIGAKSGQGFYTWSPERRERVLREKSAALGELAAWLNSKAGDT, via the coding sequence ATGGATACTCCCCTTAAAAATCTGGCCGTCATCGGCGCAGGCGCCATGGGCAGCGGCATTGCCGCCTTGTTCGCATCGAAGGGACTGAACATCGTCCTGATCGACCCGATGGAAGGTGCGCTGGACCGCGCCCGCGCCGTCATCGACCGCCAGTTGAACGTCTATGCGCCCACCCAGGTTCAGGAAGCGCTCCAGCGCATCCGCATGGAACCCGGGCTGGAAGCCGCCGCGAACTGCGAACTGGTGATCGAGGCCGTTCCCGAAAATCTGGAACTCAAGCGCGGCATCTTCGCCAAGCTTGACGCGCTGTGCGCCCCGTACACGCTGTTCGCCACCAACACGTCAGGCCTGTCCATCAACGCGATCGCCAGCGCCGTGGCGCGCCGCGACCGCTTCGTGGGCACCCACTTCTTCACGCCGGCCGACGTCATTCCGCTGGTGGAAGTGGTGCGCAACGACGACACCTCGGAAGCCACCGTCTCCCAAGTCATGGCGACCTTGCGCTTTGCCGGCAAGCGGCCGGTGCTGGTGCGCCAGGACATCCCCGGCTTCATCGCCAACCGCATCCAGCACGCCCTGGCCCGCGAAGCCATTTCGCTCTTGGAAAAGGGCGTGGCCAGCGCGGAAGACATCGACGAAGTGGTCAAGTGGAGCCTGGGCATCCGCCTGGCCCTGTCGGGCCCGCTGGAACAGCGCGACATGAACGGCATCGACGTGCACTACGCGATTGCCAGCTACCTGTACAAAGACCTGGAAAACCGCACCGAGCCGTCCGACCTGCTGAAAAGCAAGGTCGACAGCGGCCAGATCGGCGCCAAGAGCGGCCAGGGCTTCTACACCTGGAGCCCCGAGCGCCGAGAGCGCGTGCTGCGCGAGAAAAGCGCCGCGCTGGGCGAACTGGCGGCCTGGCTGAACAGCAAGGCCGGCGACACCTGA
- the ppc gene encoding phosphoenolpyruvate carboxylase, producing the protein MKAIRPQSDSAEPLRHDIRLLGRFLGAVIEECEGKRVFDTIETLRRTAVKFRREGNEADSKLLEQRVKRLQGNDPNSVARAFSYFLHLANIAEDRDQNRNQRARALAGDTAPRGSLRDAVQTLGKQGVGVARIRRLLADASVVPVLTAHPTEVQRKSTLDVHREIAAALTQRGNPLTPEELAELDAALLGRVATLWQTRMLRYTRLTVADEIENALSYYRSTFLQVIPRLYADLSKLLNRETAKPFAAPPPPLEPFLRMGSWIGGDRDGNPNVDASTLERALLRQATVLFEHYLQEVHALGAELSITTMLISADPELLALADNSGDDSPHRRDEPYRRALVGVYARLAATAQALTGQNLARRSTVAAPAYQAPQELSTDLAIIAASLAAHHGSPLAKLRLSGLQQAIEVFGFHLATVDLRQSSDVHENALAELFERAGVQHDGKPLDYLSLDEDQRVALLRAELAQARPLASPWIAYSEDTTRELAVLRAAAAGRARYGKQAVRQTIVSHTETLSDLLEVMVLQKEAGLIAPAGQDIAPEDGLMVVPLFETIPDLQRGADIMAAWLDLPEVRQRVKQAQNGAQEVMLGYSDSNKDGGFLTSNWSLYQAERALVDVFSARNVRLRLFHGRGGSVGRGGGSSFDAILAQPPGTVAGQIRLTEQGEVIQSKYKDAEVGRWHLELLVAATLESSLAPRAEATSAEDAHMAQHGPAMSFMSETAQRTYRGLVYDTPRFAEYFFAATPISEIAGLNIGSRPASRKKGQRIEDLRAIPWGFSWAQCRLMLTGWYGMGSAIEAYLETGAPDAPRSRRARLAQLREMAREWPAFRTLLSNMEMVLAKSDLAIAARYAQLVPQRALRERVFGMISAEHGRTLAMLKLLTQRELLADNPALQDSLRERFAYIDPLNYLQIDLIRRHRAAQKHPEADVDKRVQRAIHLTINGIAAGLRNSG; encoded by the coding sequence ATGAAAGCCATTCGCCCGCAGTCCGACTCCGCAGAACCCCTGCGCCACGATATCCGGCTGCTAGGCCGTTTTTTAGGCGCCGTCATTGAGGAATGCGAAGGCAAACGTGTCTTTGACACCATCGAAACGCTGCGCCGCACGGCAGTGAAGTTTCGCCGCGAAGGCAATGAGGCGGACAGCAAGCTGCTGGAGCAGCGCGTCAAGCGCTTGCAAGGCAACGACCCGAATTCGGTGGCGCGCGCCTTCAGCTATTTCCTGCACCTGGCCAACATTGCCGAAGACCGCGACCAGAACCGCAATCAGCGCGCCCGCGCGCTGGCCGGCGACACCGCCCCGCGCGGCAGCCTGCGCGATGCCGTGCAGACGCTGGGCAAGCAAGGCGTGGGCGTGGCCCGCATCCGCCGGCTGCTGGCGGATGCCAGCGTAGTGCCGGTGCTGACCGCGCACCCCACCGAAGTGCAGCGCAAGAGCACGCTGGACGTGCACCGCGAAATTGCCGCCGCGCTGACCCAGCGCGGCAACCCGCTGACGCCGGAAGAGCTGGCCGAACTGGATGCCGCGCTGCTTGGCCGCGTGGCCACCTTGTGGCAGACCCGCATGCTGCGCTACACGCGCCTGACGGTGGCCGACGAGATCGAAAACGCGCTGTCGTACTACCGCAGCACCTTTCTGCAAGTCATCCCGCGCCTGTACGCGGATTTGTCCAAGCTCTTGAACCGCGAGACGGCCAAGCCGTTTGCCGCCCCGCCCCCTCCGCTGGAACCGTTCCTGCGCATGGGTAGCTGGATCGGCGGCGACCGCGACGGCAATCCCAATGTGGATGCCAGCACGCTGGAGCGCGCGCTGCTGCGCCAGGCCACCGTGCTGTTCGAGCACTATCTGCAAGAGGTGCACGCGCTGGGCGCGGAACTGTCGATCACCACCATGCTGATTTCGGCCGACCCGGAATTGCTGGCGCTGGCCGACAACAGCGGCGACGATTCCCCGCACCGCCGCGACGAGCCCTACCGCCGCGCGCTGGTCGGTGTGTACGCCCGCCTGGCCGCCACCGCCCAGGCGCTGACCGGGCAGAACCTGGCGCGCCGCAGCACCGTGGCGGCGCCCGCCTACCAAGCGCCGCAAGAACTGTCGACCGACCTGGCCATCATCGCCGCGTCGCTGGCCGCGCACCATGGTTCGCCGCTGGCCAAGCTGCGGCTGTCCGGCTTGCAACAGGCCATTGAGGTGTTCGGTTTTCACCTGGCCACCGTCGACCTGCGCCAAAGCTCAGACGTGCATGAAAACGCCTTGGCCGAATTGTTCGAACGCGCCGGCGTCCAGCACGACGGCAAGCCGCTGGACTACCTGTCGCTTGACGAAGACCAGCGCGTGGCGCTCTTGCGCGCCGAACTGGCCCAGGCCCGCCCGCTGGCCTCGCCCTGGATCGCTTACAGCGAAGACACCACGCGCGAACTGGCCGTATTGCGCGCCGCCGCCGCCGGCCGCGCGCGCTATGGCAAGCAGGCAGTGCGCCAGACCATCGTGTCGCATACCGAAACCTTGAGCGACCTGCTGGAAGTGATGGTGCTGCAAAAGGAAGCCGGCCTGATCGCGCCGGCCGGCCAGGACATCGCGCCCGAAGACGGCCTGATGGTGGTGCCTCTGTTCGAAACCATCCCCGACTTGCAGCGCGGCGCCGACATCATGGCCGCCTGGCTGGACCTGCCCGAGGTGCGCCAGCGCGTGAAGCAGGCGCAGAACGGCGCGCAGGAAGTCATGCTGGGCTATTCCGACAGCAATAAGGACGGCGGTTTCCTCACGTCGAACTGGTCGCTGTACCAGGCCGAACGCGCGCTGGTGGATGTGTTTTCGGCGCGCAACGTGCGCCTGCGCCTGTTCCACGGACGCGGCGGCTCGGTGGGACGCGGCGGCGGTTCAAGCTTTGACGCCATCCTGGCGCAGCCCCCGGGCACGGTGGCCGGCCAGATCCGCCTGACCGAGCAAGGCGAAGTCATCCAAAGCAAGTACAAGGACGCCGAGGTGGGCCGCTGGCACCTGGAACTGCTGGTGGCGGCCACGCTGGAATCCAGCCTGGCGCCGCGCGCCGAAGCCACCAGCGCCGAAGACGCGCACATGGCGCAGCACGGCCCGGCGATGTCGTTCATGTCGGAAACCGCACAGCGCACCTACCGTGGCCTGGTCTACGACACGCCGCGCTTTGCCGAATACTTCTTCGCCGCCACCCCCATCAGCGAAATCGCCGGGCTGAACATCGGTTCGCGCCCGGCTTCCCGCAAGAAGGGCCAACGCATTGAAGACCTGCGCGCCATTCCCTGGGGCTTTTCGTGGGCGCAATGCCGCTTGATGCTGACCGGCTGGTACGGCATGGGTTCGGCCATCGAGGCCTATCTGGAAACGGGCGCCCCCGACGCCCCCCGCTCGCGCCGCGCCCGCCTGGCGCAACTGCGCGAGATGGCGCGCGAGTGGCCGGCGTTTCGCACGCTGTTGTCCAACATGGAAATGGTGCTGGCCAAGTCCGACCTGGCCATCGCCGCGCGCTACGCGCAACTGGTGCCGCAGCGCGCGCTGCGCGAGCGCGTGTTCGGCATGATCAGCGCCGAACACGGCCGCACGCTGGCCATGCTGAAGCTGCTGACCCAGCGCGAACTGCTGGCCGACAACCCGGCCCTGCAAGATTCCTTGCGCGAACGCTTTGCGTATATCGATCCCTTGAATTATTTGCAGATCGACCTGATCCGACGCCACCGCGCGGCGCAGAAGCATCCCGAGGCGGATGTCGACAAGCGGGTGCAGCGCGCGATTCACTTAACGATCAACGGCATCGCCGCGGGGCTGCGCAATTCCGGCTAG
- a CDS encoding short-chain fatty acid transporter, which produces MNKLASFFTELMRKYLPDPFVFAIALTLLTVLLAMGIEGQSIGDVTRAWGKGFWSLLAFTTQMAVILAMGYVLATAPLTDRLLNRIVSHVHKPHTAIIVATLVGGVGSYLNWGFGLVIGGIVAKKLALKVKGVHYPLIIAAAYSGFTMYGLGLSASIPVLVATPGHPTAKQMGTIPLSETIFSVPMLITSLVIIITLPLLNAWLHPKKGEKIVEVDPGIDRDANASNAGEDMLEKGTIASKLNNSRILSLLIGALGIAYVTFHFMDGGSLDLNLINFIILFLGIILLGTPAAYVAKLTEGIKTISGIILQYPFYAGIMAIMAASGLVTSISQVFVDFATPATLPFWGLISSFFINFFAPSAGGHWVIQGPFMIDAAKEIGSALNQTTMAVMLGNAWNDLVQPFWILPALALSKLKLRDVMGYTVIMMLWVGVIHITAVLAWGYATH; this is translated from the coding sequence ATGAATAAACTGGCTTCATTCTTTACCGAGCTGATGCGCAAGTATCTGCCGGATCCTTTTGTTTTCGCGATTGCACTCACCCTGCTGACCGTGCTGCTGGCCATGGGCATCGAAGGCCAGAGCATCGGCGACGTCACCCGCGCCTGGGGCAAGGGCTTCTGGAGCCTGCTGGCCTTCACGACCCAGATGGCTGTGATTCTGGCCATGGGCTACGTGCTGGCCACCGCGCCGCTGACCGACCGCCTGCTGAACCGCATCGTCAGCCACGTGCACAAGCCGCACACCGCCATCATCGTCGCGACCCTGGTCGGCGGCGTGGGCAGCTACCTGAACTGGGGCTTTGGTCTGGTCATTGGCGGCATCGTCGCCAAGAAGCTGGCGTTGAAGGTCAAGGGCGTGCACTACCCGCTGATCATCGCGGCGGCCTATAGCGGCTTCACGATGTACGGCCTGGGCCTGTCCGCCAGTATCCCCGTGCTGGTCGCCACCCCCGGCCACCCCACCGCCAAGCAGATGGGCACCATCCCGCTGTCGGAAACCATTTTCTCGGTGCCCATGCTGATCACCAGCCTGGTCATCATCATCACGCTGCCGCTGCTGAACGCCTGGCTGCACCCGAAGAAGGGCGAGAAGATTGTTGAAGTGGACCCGGGCATCGACCGCGACGCCAACGCTTCCAACGCCGGCGAAGACATGCTGGAAAAAGGCACCATCGCCTCGAAGCTGAACAACAGCCGCATCCTGAGCCTGCTGATCGGCGCGCTGGGCATTGCCTACGTCACGTTCCACTTCATGGACGGCGGCTCGCTGGACCTGAACCTGATCAACTTCATCATCCTGTTCCTGGGCATCATCCTGCTGGGTACGCCGGCCGCCTACGTGGCCAAGCTGACCGAAGGCATCAAGACGATCTCGGGCATCATCCTGCAATACCCGTTCTACGCCGGCATCATGGCCATCATGGCCGCGTCCGGCCTGGTGACGTCGATCTCGCAAGTGTTCGTTGACTTCGCCACGCCGGCCACGCTGCCGTTCTGGGGCCTGATCAGCTCGTTCTTCATCAACTTCTTCGCGCCTTCCGCCGGCGGCCACTGGGTGATCCAGGGTCCGTTCATGATCGACGCGGCCAAGGAAATCGGCAGCGCCCTGAACCAGACGACCATGGCCGTCATGCTGGGCAATGCCTGGAACGACCTGGTGCAACCCTTCTGGATCCTGCCGGCGCTGGCTTTGTCGAAGCTGAAGCTGCGCGACGTGATGGGCTACACCGTCATCATGATGCTGTGGGTGGGCGTGATCCACATCACCGCCGTGCTGGCCTGGGGCTACGCCACGCACTGA
- the queC gene encoding 7-cyano-7-deazaguanine synthase QueC, producing the protein MQNHQRRALVLFSGGQDSTTCLAWALDRYAHVETVAFDYGQRHHIELSARLNVLREIRTNFPDWAPRLGEDHLLDLKVLGQVGDTAMTSDRAIEMQANGLPNTFVPGRNLLFLTLAAALGYRRQLDVLVGGMCETDFSGYPDCRDDTIKAQQVALGLGLGSRITIETPLMWIDKSETWALAHQLGGDALVDIVVEDSHTCYLGERGARHDWGYGCGECPACKLRKIGWEKWMVASAAEG; encoded by the coding sequence ATGCAAAATCATCAACGTCGCGCGCTCGTGCTGTTCTCGGGCGGCCAGGATTCCACCACTTGCCTGGCGTGGGCGCTGGACCGCTATGCCCATGTGGAAACGGTGGCATTCGACTACGGCCAACGCCATCACATCGAACTGTCGGCCCGGCTGAACGTGCTGCGTGAAATCCGCACCAATTTCCCCGACTGGGCGCCGCGCCTGGGTGAAGACCATCTGCTGGACCTGAAGGTGCTGGGTCAGGTGGGCGACACCGCGATGACTAGCGACCGCGCCATCGAAATGCAGGCCAACGGGCTGCCCAATACCTTCGTGCCCGGGCGCAACCTGCTGTTCCTGACGCTGGCGGCGGCGCTGGGGTATCGACGCCAACTGGATGTGCTGGTGGGCGGCATGTGTGAAACGGATTTTTCCGGCTACCCCGATTGCCGCGACGACACCATCAAGGCGCAACAGGTGGCGCTGGGGCTGGGGCTGGGCTCGCGCATCACCATCGAAACGCCGCTGATGTGGATCGACAAGTCCGAAACCTGGGCATTGGCGCATCAATTGGGCGGCGACGCCTTGGTGGACATCGTCGTTGAAGACAGCCACACCTGCTATCTGGGCGAGCGCGGCGCACGGCACGACTGGGGGTATGGCTGCGGCGAGTGCCCGGCGTGCAAGCTCAGGAAAATTGGCTGGGAAAAGTGGATGGTGGCTTCCGCCGCCGAAGGCTGA
- a CDS encoding MFS transporter, translating into MIGPRAVVCLGLTQLVNWGVTFYLIGAFGPAMTADLGWDAPLIYGGLSAAIVTMALVSPLAGSAVDRWGGHVVMPMGAVVAAAGCVLLAAAHTVVWYYLAWLLLGIGMRLSLYDAAFAALARAGGPTARRAMSQITLFGGLSSTAMWPAGHALAAWLGWRGAVLVYAALALATLPLYLALPRQRYAAPATATDSNAPGLTRSLAERRLAGTLYAVIAMVTNFLAAGTAAHLITLLTGVGLASAAAAGVAALWGIGQFAARMADVAVGARLHPLTLNWAVTALMPFCFVLGWFSNGNLYATAAYAFFYGACNGLLTITRGTLPLALFDFRSYGSLVGALLVPSFLLTAAAPVAYAFVIQTQGARAAMAMSVVLAAVIASAAWVLRKRFIGRVTAMAA; encoded by the coding sequence GTGATCGGGCCGCGCGCCGTCGTCTGCCTGGGCCTGACCCAGTTGGTGAACTGGGGCGTGACGTTCTATCTGATCGGCGCGTTCGGCCCGGCCATGACGGCCGACCTGGGCTGGGATGCCCCCCTCATCTATGGCGGACTTTCCGCTGCCATCGTGACGATGGCGCTGGTGTCGCCGTTGGCGGGCAGCGCGGTGGACCGCTGGGGCGGGCATGTGGTGATGCCGATGGGTGCCGTGGTGGCCGCTGCCGGTTGCGTGCTGCTGGCCGCCGCGCACACCGTCGTCTGGTACTACCTGGCCTGGCTGCTGCTGGGCATCGGCATGCGGCTAAGCCTGTACGACGCCGCCTTTGCCGCGTTGGCGCGGGCGGGCGGTCCCACGGCGCGGCGAGCGATGTCGCAGATCACGCTGTTCGGGGGCTTGTCATCCACGGCGATGTGGCCGGCGGGTCACGCACTGGCCGCCTGGCTGGGTTGGCGCGGCGCGGTGCTGGTCTATGCCGCGCTGGCCCTGGCCACCCTGCCGCTCTACCTGGCGCTGCCCCGCCAACGCTACGCCGCGCCCGCCACGGCCACCGACAGCAACGCCCCCGGCCTGACCCGCAGCCTGGCCGAACGCCGTCTGGCCGGCACGCTTTACGCCGTGATCGCCATGGTGACCAACTTCCTGGCGGCCGGCACCGCCGCGCATCTGATCACTTTGCTGACCGGCGTGGGCCTGGCCAGCGCGGCGGCGGCCGGCGTGGCCGCGCTGTGGGGCATCGGCCAATTCGCCGCGCGCATGGCGGATGTGGCCGTAGGCGCGCGGCTGCATCCGTTGACGCTGAACTGGGCCGTCACCGCGCTGATGCCATTTTGCTTCGTGCTGGGCTGGTTCTCGAACGGCAACCTGTATGCCACCGCCGCCTATGCGTTTTTCTACGGCGCGTGCAACGGCCTGTTGACGATCACGCGCGGCACGCTGCCGCTGGCTTTGTTTGATTTCCGCAGCTACGGCTCGCTGGTCGGCGCGCTGCTGGTGCCCAGCTTCTTGCTGACGGCCGCGGCGCCCGTGGCGTATGCGTTTGTGATCCAGACGCAGGGCGCGCGCGCCGCCATGGCGATGTCCGTCGTGTTGGCGGCCGTGATTGCCTCGGCGGCTTGGGTATTGCGAAAGCGGTTTATCGGCAGGGTGACGGCAATGGCCGCGTAG
- a CDS encoding GNAT family N-acetyltransferase: MPPTTPTVLIRDSAEADLPAIKTIYAHHVEHGTASFELEPPSIAEMRQRRAGVLEKDMPHLVAEINGEVVGYAYVTPYRPRPAYRHTVEDSVYVKAGRAGLGIGGKLLAELITRCTAAGWRQMLAVVGDSRNAASLALHASQGFHPVGTLRSVGHKHGEWRDTVLMQRSLGEGDSTPPQRP, translated from the coding sequence ATGCCCCCCACCACCCCCACCGTCCTGATCCGCGACAGCGCGGAAGCAGACCTGCCCGCCATCAAGACCATCTACGCCCACCATGTCGAACACGGCACCGCCTCGTTCGAGCTGGAGCCGCCTTCCATCGCCGAAATGCGGCAGCGCCGCGCGGGCGTGCTGGAAAAAGACATGCCGCATCTGGTGGCCGAGATCAACGGCGAGGTCGTCGGCTACGCCTACGTCACCCCCTACCGTCCGCGCCCCGCGTACCGGCACACCGTCGAAGACTCGGTCTACGTCAAGGCCGGCCGAGCCGGCTTGGGCATCGGCGGCAAGCTGCTGGCCGAACTGATCACGCGCTGCACCGCCGCGGGTTGGCGTCAGATGCTGGCGGTGGTGGGCGACAGCCGCAACGCCGCGTCGCTGGCGCTGCACGCCAGCCAGGGCTTTCATCCGGTGGGCACGCTGCGCTCGGTGGGCCATAAGCATGGGGAATGGCGCGACACCGTGCTGATGCAACGCAGCCTGGGCGAAGGCGACAGCACGCCGCCGCAACGCCCGTGA